The Prinia subflava isolate CZ2003 ecotype Zambia chromosome 21, Cam_Psub_1.2, whole genome shotgun sequence genome window below encodes:
- the LOC134561022 gene encoding keratinocyte proline-rich protein-like, protein MGLAAPNPSSSPRGDTREVRGAPLPCPAPCPAAVPRCRAPLPCPAAVPRSVPRSVPRCRARSVPRSVPRSVPRSVPRSVPRSVPRSPAPCPAAVPRSVPRSPAPCPAAVPRSVPRSVPRSVPRSVPRSVPCVRSSDYSRADPNVISKAAIRVEASRAVA, encoded by the coding sequence ATGGGGCTGGCGGCTCCCAATCCCTCATCCTCTCCCCGTGGGGACACACGGGAGGTGCGGGGTGCCCCGCTGCCGTGCCCCGCTCCGTGCCCCGCTGCCGTGCCCCGCTGCCGTGCCCCGCTGCCGTGCCCCGCTGCCGTGCCCCGCTCCGTGCCCCGCTCCGTGCCCCGCTGCCGTGCCCGCTCCGTGCCCCGCTCCGTGCCCCGCTCCGTGCCCCGCTCCGTGCCCCGCTCCGTGCCCCGCTCCGTGCCCCGCTCCCCCGCTCCGTGCCCCGCTGCCGTGCCCCGCTCCGTGCCCCGCTcccccgctccctgccccgctgccgTGCCCCGCTCCGTGCCCCGCTCCGTGCCCCGCTCCGTGCCCCGCTCCGTGCCCCGCTCCGTGCCCTGCGTGCGCAGCAGCGATTACAGCCGTGCTGATCCAAACGTGATTAGCAAAGCTGCAATTAGAGTGGAGGCCAGCAGGGCAGTGGCTTAG